The proteins below are encoded in one region of Microbispora sp. NBC_01189:
- a CDS encoding amino acid permease — protein sequence MSVFRTKPVEQSIEDAEGGEHRLRRTLSALDLTVFGVGVIVGTGIFVLTGVAARNTAGPAVAISFVVAGVVCALAALCYAEFAATVPVAGSAYTYAYATIGEFPAWIIGWDLMLELALGAAVVASGWSGYFASLLKNFGVDLPPSLAGDHAVFNIPAAVIVLLLTGVLVTGIKTSIRFNGAMVAIKLAVVLLVIIAGLFSVKGGNYQPFVPPSHQLPPDSGLKAPLIQVLFGVQPVAYGVFGVFTAAALVFFAYIGFDVVATAAEETRRPQRDLPIGIIASLVVCTILYVVVSLVVVGMQHYSELSESAPLADAFRSVGRPWVATVISVGAIAGLTTVVMTLMLGQSRVLFAMCRDSLLPRSLARVHPRFRTPYRITVVIGVVTALLAALIPLSAIAELVNIGTLFAFVIVAVAVVILRRTRPDLPRSFRTPLVPLVPIVSVLASAYLMLNLPVETWIRFFVWMVVGAVVYFLYGYRRSRVAKLRSKPGEPALGR from the coding sequence ATGAGCGTTTTCCGGACGAAACCGGTAGAACAGTCCATCGAGGATGCCGAAGGCGGCGAGCACCGGCTGAGGCGCACGCTGAGCGCCCTCGACCTGACGGTCTTCGGCGTCGGCGTCATCGTGGGCACCGGGATCTTCGTGCTGACCGGCGTCGCGGCACGCAACACGGCCGGCCCGGCCGTCGCGATCTCCTTCGTGGTCGCCGGGGTCGTGTGCGCGCTCGCGGCCCTGTGCTACGCCGAGTTCGCCGCCACGGTCCCGGTCGCCGGATCGGCCTACACGTACGCGTACGCCACGATCGGCGAGTTCCCGGCCTGGATCATCGGCTGGGACCTGATGCTGGAGCTCGCGCTCGGCGCGGCGGTGGTCGCCTCGGGCTGGTCGGGCTACTTCGCCTCGCTGCTGAAGAACTTCGGCGTCGACCTGCCGCCGTCCCTCGCCGGTGACCACGCCGTCTTCAACATCCCGGCGGCCGTGATCGTGCTCCTGCTGACCGGGGTGCTGGTGACCGGGATCAAGACGTCGATCAGGTTCAACGGCGCCATGGTGGCGATCAAGCTGGCCGTGGTGCTGCTCGTGATCATCGCCGGTCTCTTCTCCGTCAAGGGAGGCAACTACCAGCCGTTCGTCCCGCCGTCGCACCAGCTCCCTCCCGACAGCGGGCTGAAGGCGCCCCTCATCCAGGTGCTGTTCGGCGTGCAGCCGGTCGCCTACGGAGTCTTCGGCGTCTTCACCGCCGCGGCGCTGGTGTTCTTCGCCTACATCGGCTTCGACGTCGTGGCGACCGCCGCCGAGGAGACCCGCCGCCCGCAGCGCGACCTGCCGATCGGGATCATCGCCTCCCTCGTCGTCTGCACGATCCTCTACGTGGTGGTCTCGCTCGTGGTCGTCGGCATGCAGCACTACTCCGAGCTCAGCGAGTCGGCCCCGCTCGCCGACGCGTTCCGGTCGGTGGGCCGGCCCTGGGTGGCGACCGTGATCAGCGTCGGGGCCATCGCCGGGCTCACCACGGTCGTGATGACCCTCATGCTCGGCCAGAGCCGGGTGCTGTTCGCGATGTGCCGCGACAGCCTGCTGCCCCGCTCCCTCGCCCGGGTCCACCCGAGGTTCCGCACGCCGTACCGGATCACCGTCGTCATCGGCGTGGTGACCGCGCTGCTCGCGGCGCTGATCCCGCTCAGCGCGATCGCCGAGCTGGTGAACATCGGCACGCTGTTCGCGTTCGTGATCGTCGCGGTGGCGGTGGTGATCCTGCGCAGGACCCGGCCCGACCTGCCGCGCTCCTTCCGCACGCCGCTGGTGCCGCTGGTGCCGATCGTCTCGGTGCTGGCCTCGGCCTACCTGATGCTCAACCTGCCGGTGGAGACCTGGATCCGCTTCTTCGTCTGGATGGTGGTGGGCGCGGTCGTCTACTTCCTGTACGGATACCGGCGGAGCCGGGTGGCGAAGCTCAGGAGTAAGCCCGGGGAGCCAGCCCTCGGGCGATGA
- the dxs gene encoding 1-deoxy-D-xylulose-5-phosphate synthase, with the protein MGILETIKDPLDVKHLEAGQLPALAEEIRDVLVSTVAKTAGHLGPNLGVVELTIALHRVFDSPRDPILFDTGHQSYVHKLLTGRAGRFGTLRQEGGLSGYPSRAESEHDFIENSHASTVLSYADGLAKAFVLGGETDRTVVALIGDGALTGGMAWEALNNIAGRRDLPLIIVVNDNGRSYSPTIGGLASHLSSLRMTQGYEHLLELVKNNLGRVPVVGTPLYDTLHGMKKGLKDILTPQVMFEDLGLKYVGPIDGHDEGAVEAALRRARAFRGPVIVHVLTRKGNGYAHAENHDEDCFHSPQPFDVETGEERPRPHSWTNVFGDEMVKIGAERRDVVAITAAMLHPTGLAAFAEAYPDRIYDVGIAEQHALTSAAGLAFGGLHPVVAVYATFLNRAFDQLLMDVALHRQPVTVVLDRAGVTGDDGPSHNGMWDLSILQLVPGLSVAAPRDGARLRELLAEAVRIEDGPTVVRFPKGALPADVDAVGKLGEMDVLRAGDADVLLVAVGSMAEICLEAATLLDAQGISATVVDPRWVKPLDKALVLAASAHRLVAVVEDNGRVGGVGDAVARLLRDADVDVPVRTYGVPQRFLDHAKRAKILSDIGLTGQDLARQITEAVARRSQVMESRPARLAHPTD; encoded by the coding sequence GTGGGGATTCTGGAGACGATCAAGGACCCGCTCGATGTGAAGCACCTCGAGGCCGGGCAGTTGCCCGCGCTGGCGGAGGAGATTCGGGACGTGCTGGTCTCCACGGTCGCGAAGACCGCCGGCCACCTCGGCCCCAACCTCGGGGTGGTCGAGCTGACCATCGCCCTCCACCGGGTCTTCGACTCGCCCCGCGACCCCATCCTGTTCGACACCGGCCACCAGTCGTACGTGCACAAGCTGCTGACCGGCCGGGCCGGGCGGTTCGGCACCCTGCGTCAGGAGGGCGGCCTGTCGGGGTATCCCAGCCGGGCCGAGTCCGAGCACGACTTCATCGAGAACTCCCACGCCTCCACCGTCCTGTCGTACGCCGACGGGCTCGCCAAGGCGTTCGTGCTGGGCGGCGAGACCGACCGCACGGTGGTGGCGCTGATCGGCGACGGCGCGCTGACCGGCGGAATGGCCTGGGAGGCGCTGAACAACATCGCCGGGCGCAGGGACCTGCCGCTGATCATCGTGGTCAACGACAACGGCCGCTCCTACTCGCCGACGATCGGCGGCCTCGCCTCGCACCTGTCGTCCCTGCGGATGACCCAGGGGTACGAGCACCTGCTGGAGCTCGTGAAGAACAACCTCGGCCGGGTCCCGGTGGTCGGCACGCCGCTGTACGACACGCTGCACGGCATGAAGAAGGGCCTGAAGGACATCCTGACCCCGCAGGTCATGTTCGAGGACCTCGGGCTGAAATACGTCGGCCCGATCGACGGCCACGACGAGGGAGCCGTGGAGGCGGCCCTGCGCCGCGCCCGGGCCTTCCGCGGGCCCGTCATCGTGCACGTGCTCACCCGCAAGGGGAACGGCTACGCGCACGCGGAGAACCACGACGAGGACTGCTTCCACTCGCCGCAGCCGTTCGACGTGGAGACCGGCGAGGAGCGGCCCCGGCCGCACAGCTGGACGAACGTGTTCGGCGACGAGATGGTGAAGATCGGCGCGGAGCGCAGGGACGTCGTCGCGATCACCGCGGCGATGCTCCACCCCACCGGCCTGGCGGCGTTCGCCGAGGCGTACCCGGACCGGATCTACGACGTGGGCATCGCCGAGCAGCACGCCCTGACCAGCGCCGCCGGGCTCGCGTTCGGCGGTCTCCACCCGGTGGTCGCGGTCTACGCGACCTTCCTCAACCGGGCCTTCGACCAGCTTCTGATGGACGTGGCGCTGCACCGGCAGCCGGTCACGGTCGTGCTCGACCGGGCCGGGGTGACCGGCGACGACGGGCCGAGCCACAACGGCATGTGGGACCTGTCGATCCTCCAGCTCGTCCCCGGGCTGTCGGTCGCCGCCCCCCGCGACGGCGCGCGGCTGCGCGAACTGCTCGCCGAGGCGGTCAGGATCGAGGACGGCCCGACGGTGGTCCGCTTCCCCAAGGGCGCGCTGCCCGCCGACGTCGACGCGGTCGGCAAGCTCGGGGAGATGGACGTGCTGCGCGCCGGGGACGCCGACGTGCTGCTCGTCGCGGTCGGCTCGATGGCGGAGATCTGCCTGGAAGCCGCGACCCTGCTCGACGCGCAGGGCATCTCGGCCACGGTGGTCGACCCGCGCTGGGTGAAGCCGCTCGACAAGGCCCTCGTGCTGGCCGCCTCCGCCCACCGGCTGGTCGCGGTGGTGGAGGACAACGGCCGCGTCGGCGGCGTGGGCGACGCGGTGGCGCGCCTGCTACGCGACGCCGACGTGGACGTGCCGGTGCGGACCTACGGCGTCCCGCAGCGGTTCCTCGACCACGCCAAGCGAGCCAAGATCCTTTCCGACATCGGCCTGACCGGGCAGGACCTCGCCCGCCAGATCACCGAGGCCGTCGCGCGGCGCTCGCAGGTGATGGAGAGCCGCCCGGCGCGGCTGGCACATCCGACTGACTGA